The Methylomonas rhizoryzae genome includes the window AGGCATGGTCCGTACTAATCGATTCGTAAGGACATGCGTCGGCCTATCCAATCGCTTAGCTCCAAAATGCTGCCGAGCATGGGTTTGACTGCTATGTTCCCGGCCTAGAAATATTGCCGTTTCGCTGTTTGACCCGAAAATACAGCGTTCCGGAGGCAGTGGGTTACAATCATTTTCCTATCCATTAGCGGGAGGTTAGTCATGTCTAGCATTTTAGTAACCGGAGCCAACCGCGGCTTGGGTCTGGAGTTTTGCCGTCAATACGCCGCGGCCGGGTGGCGGGTGTTTGCGACTTGCCGCGAGCCTGGGGATGCGGCTGCCTTGGCGGAATTGGCAAGTCGTTTTCCGTTGTTGAGCTTGCATGCTCTGGATGTTGCAAATTTCTCGCAAATAGACGCTTTAAGTGCGGAATTGGCCGGAGAGTCGTGCGATTTGTTGCTGAATAACGCCGGAATCTACCCGGATAACAGCGGTTTGGGAAACTTGGATTATCAAGTATGGGCGCAGGCATTTTGGGTGAATACACTGGCGGCGGTAAAAATGGCCGAAGCGTTTCTTCCCCAAGTTGAGCGTAGCGAGGGTAAATTAATCGCGGCTGTCAGCAGCTTAATGGGCAGCATGACCGACAACACCAGCGGCGGCAGTTATTTGTATCGGACGAGCAAGGCCGCTTTGAATGCGGCGTACAAGAGTTTGTCCATCGATTTGCGCCCTCGCGGGGTGGGCGTGTTGATTTTGCATCCCGGTTGGGTGCAGACCGATATGGGCGGTAAAAACGCGTTGATTGACGCGAGCGAAAGCGTGGCGGGAATGCGGACGCAATTGGACGCTTTCACACTGAAGCAAACCGGGGGTTTCATTCGTTACGACGGCAGGATTGCGCCTTGGTAAGTTTGCAGGTTCAGCGAATCGTCCTTGACAGTTCGATCTCGGTTATGCACAGAGCGGAATTGTGCTCACGATAAAAAAACGCTTGACACTGCAACTCGTTGAAAAAAGTTCAAAAAAATTAAGCTATTGATATTTAAAGAGTTATTTGGCTGATAAAGTTTGCGCCAATTTAAGCTTAGCCCTTGAAATTCTAGGGGTGCAGCAAATTTTCGACACGTAATACACAAAGTTATCCACAGAATTTGTGTATATCTTTAGCCCGCTAGAACATGATTGCCGATTCGTCAAGCAGGCCTCGGTTTTTTAGCGCCGTAGCAATGGAGCGCTTGTCGGTTTGCGCTGGACTATACTTCCTAGACAAGTCGTAGGGTTATTCTTCGACTTTACCATGACGGTTTCGCAAACTACAGGAGTGTGTCATGACTACCTCTAAGACACTCACTATCGACGGCAATCAGGCGGCTGCCGCTGTCGCCCATAAATTGAACGAAGTCATCGCCATTTACCCGATTACCCCGTCGTCGCCCATGGGGGAATGGGCCGACGACTGGTCGGCGCGCGGCGTGACAAATCTCTGGGGTAGCGTACCCCAGGTCATCGAAATGCAAAGCGAGGGTGGTGCAGCGGGGGCCATTCACGGCGCGTTGCAGGCAGGCACCCTGGCGACCACGTTCACCGCGTCGCAGGGGTTGCTGCTGATGCTGCCCAACATGTACAAGATTGCCGGCGAACTAACGCCGACCGTGTTTCACATCGCGGCTCGCTCGCTGGCTTGTCAGGCCTTGTCGATCTTCGGCGACCACAGCGACGTGATGGCGGCGCGCAGTACCGGCTTTGCGATGCTGTGTTCCAACGCTCCGCAAGAAGTACAAGATTTCGCGTTGATCGCCCAGGCCGCCAGCCTGGAGGGCCGAATCCCCTTCATGCACTTTTTCGACGGTTTTCGCACCTCGCACGAAGTCGCTAAATTATTCGCACTGGACGACGCAATCTTGGAGGCCATGATAGAAAAGGAATGGATTAGCGCCTTTCGCGGCCGGGCATTGACTCCCGACAAACCGGTGTTGCGCGGAACGGCGCAAAATCCGGACGTGTATTTCCAAGCGCGCGAAACGGTCAACCCGTTTTATGCGGCATTACCGGACATCGTGCAACGAGCGATGGATAGGTTCGCGGATCTGAGCGGGCGCCGTTACCGTTTGTTCGAGTATGTGGGTGCGGACAATGCCGATCGAATCGTTATCATGATGGGATCAGGCGCCGAGGCTGCCGAGGAAACCGTCGAGTTTTTGAATCGGCAAGGCGAAAACGTCGGTTTGTTGAAGGTACGTTTGTACCGGCCGTTTTCCCCCGACTATTTGTTGGCCGCGTTGCCGGCCTCGTGCCGAAAAATTGCCGTGCTGGACAGGACCAAGGAAGCGGGGGCGGACGGCGAACCGTTATATAAAGACGTGTTGACAGCCATCGCGCAAGCGGCGATGACCGGCAACGGTCGGTTTGCGCAAATGCCGGTCGTGGTAGGCGGTCGTTACGGATTATCGTCCAAAGAATTTACCCCCGGCATGGTGAAGGCCGTGTTCGACGAGTTGGCTAAGGACAAACCGAAGAATCAATTCACCCTGGGTATACACGACGATGTTACCCATAGCAGCCTGGACTGGGATGCCGCTTTTCGTACCGACGCCCATGGCGGCGTGGTGCAGGCGATGTTCTACGGTTTGGGCAGCGACGGTACGGTGGGTGCCAATAAAAATACCATTAAAATCATAGGCGAAGAAACCGATTCCTATGCGCAAGGCTATTTCGTTTACGACTCCAAAAAGTCCGGCGCGGTTACGGTGTCGCATTTGCGTTTCGGGCCAAAGCCGATTAAATCGACCTATCTGATCGGCGAAAACGATGCCAATTTCATCGGTTGCCATCAAACGGTATTTCTGGACCATTACGACATGTTGGCCAACGCTGCCGATCATGCGGTGTTCTTGCTGAATACTCCGGTCGCGCCCGACGCGGTTTGGGACAGCCTACCCCTGCGCATGCAACAACAAATGCTGGATAAAAATATCCGTTTTTATGTGATAGACGGCTATCGGGTGGCGCAAGCCTGCGGCATGGGAAAACGCATCAATACCATCATGCAGACTTGTTTTTTCGCGATCTCCGGTGTGTTGCCGCAACAGCAGGCTATAGCCGCCATCAAGCACGCGGTCGAAAAAACCTACGGGAAAAAGGGTCCGCGTATCGTGGAATTGAATTTCAAGGCCATAGACGCCACCCTGGCCGGTTTGCATAACGTGCTTTTGCCGAAACAGGCTACTGCCAGTTTCGACTTGCAAGGCCGGATCGACGAAACCGCGCCGGAATTCGTGCGGCGGGTGACCGCGGAGATCATCGCCGGCCGCGGTGATGCCCTACCAGTCAGCGCTTTGCCGGTGGACGGTACCTTTCCCACCAGTACCGCTGCTTACGAAAAACGCAATCTGGCCTTGGAAATCCCGGTATGGGAAACCGATTTATGCACCGAGTGCGGAAAATGCGCGATGGTATGCCCACATGCAGCCATACGCAGCAAAATTTATCCAACGGAAGCGCTGGCATCGGCGCCGCCGACCTTCAAGTCCGCGCCTATGCTGGGCAAGGATTTCCCGGCCGGCTTGGCGATGAGTTATCAAGTGGCGCCGGAAGATTGCACCGGTTGCAGTTTGTGCGTGGATATTTGTCCGATTCGGGACAAGTCCAACGCCAGCCGCAAGGCCTTGAACATGCGCCCGCAACCGCCGCTCCGCGAACAGGAACGGGAAAACTGGCGGTTCTTTTTGTCGCTGCCGGAGTACGACCGTACCCAAATCAAACTCAACACCATCAAAGGCGCCATGGTGTTGCAGCCTTTGTTCGAATTTTCCGGCGCTTGCGTAGGCTGCGGCGAAACGCCCTACATCAAGCTGGCTTCGCAGTTGTTCGGCGACCGTATGATAGTCGCCAATGCGACTGGCTGTTCGTCCATCTACGGCGGCAATTTGCCGACCACCCCTTGGAGCAAAAATGCCGACGGACGCGGGCCAGCCTGGAGCAATTCGCTGTTCGAAGACAATGCTGAGTTCGGCCTGGGCATGCGCTTATCCATAGACAAGCAAGCCGAATTCGCCGCCGAATTGTTGCATAGTTTACGTGAGCCCCTGGGTGGCGATACGGTCGACGCCTTATTGCAGGCGGACCAATCCGACGAGCCGGGCATTTACCAACAACGCCAACGCGTTGCCGAGCTCAAACAACGCTTGTCCGGATTGGCCGAGCCTGCCGCGCACACCTTGCTGGAGTTGGCCGACTTTTTGTGCAAGAAAAGTGTTTGGATCATTGGTGGCGACGGTTGGGCATACGACATTGGCTACGGCGGCTTGGACCACGTGCTGGCCAGCGGCCGCAACGTCAATATTTTGGTATTGGATACCGAGGTGTATTCGAATACCGGCGGACAAACTTCCAAAGCCACGCCGCTGGGTGCGGTGGCCAAATTCGCGGCCGGCGGCAAAACCACGGCCAAAAAAGATTTGGGCTTACTGGCGATGGATTACGGCAACGTCTATGTCGCCCACGTGGCCTACGCCGGCAAGGACACGCAGACCTTGAACGCGTTTTTGGAGGCCGAAGCGCACGACGGTCCCTCCATCATTATTGCCTATGCGCCCTGCATCGCGCACGGCGTGGACATGTCCAATAACCATAGGCAACAGAATTTGGCGGTAAAAAGCGGTCACTGGCCGTTGTTTCGTTTCAATCCCAAGCGCATTGCGCAGGGCAAAAATCCGATGCAACTGGATTCGCCGGAGCCGTCGGTACCTTACCGGGAGTTTGTGATGAGCGAAACCCGCTTCAGCATGTTATGGCAATCTCACCCGGAGACTGCGGAAGCTTTTCTGGCGCAAGCGCAGCAACAGGTTAAACACCGTTATCGCTATTACAAGCAATTGTCTGAGCTGGAATGGAGCGAATCCGCCAGCGTCTTGGCGTTAAAAGCGCAAGCGGCGGCCGAAGCCGCCAAGGAGGCCTGACATGGCTGATTTATCCACCCGTTATTTGGGGCTGAATCTAGCCCATCCCTTGGTGCCGTCCGCTTCGCCTTTGACTAAGAATTTGGACTCGGCGCGGATTATGGAAGACGCCGGCGCCGCGGCTATCGTGCTGCCGTCCTTGTTCGAGGAAAAAATAGAAGCCGAAACTCAGCAAATGGAGCGCTTCTTTTTTAGCCAAAGCCTGGGGCACGGCGAGGCCGACTCGTTCCATCCCTTGCCGGAGCGGATTTTGACTTATCAAGATCAATATTTGGATGAACTGCGGCGGATAAAAGCGGCATTGGCCATTCCGGTCATCGCCAGCTTGAACGGCACCAGTGCCGGCGGCTGGATAGAATACGGCAAAGCCTTGCAGGACGCCGGGGCCGACGCCTTGGAATTGAATATTTATTATCTGGCGGCCGATTCGACCGAGTCCAGCGTCTGCGTGGAGCAGTTGTATTTGGACATTTTGCACGCATTGCGCGCGCAGGTAAGTATTCCTTTAGCACTGAAATTGTCGCCGCAATTCAGTTCGCCGATTCATTTCGCCCAGCGTCTGCAAGCGGCCGGAGCGGACGGTATCGTGCTGTTCAACCGCTTCTATCAAGCCGATATCGATTTGGATACCCTAGAGGTAGTGCCTAAATTGGAGTTGTCTACCCCCGCCGAAGCGTTGTTGCGCGTCCGCTGGGCGGCATTGATGTTCGGCAGGGTCAATCTGTCGCTAGCGGTTACCGGTGGCTTTCATCATGTTGCCGACGCCATCAAAGCGTTGCTGGCCGGGGCGGACGTAGTGCAATTGTGCAGCGTGCTGTTGCAAAAAGGCCCGCATTATTTGGGCCAAATGCGTACTGAATTGGCGCAATGGCTGGACGCTCACGAATACCAGTCGGTTGCGCAACTGAAAGGGAGCGTCAGTCAACAACACGCAATAGACCCTGCCGCTTACGAACGTGCCAATTACATTCAGGTATTGGATAGTTACACCCCGGCTAGCGGGGTGTTGCGCTAGGCGTGTTGTCTCTCAATCCGGCCAAAAAATAAACACAAGGTGTTGGTGCCGGGCGAAAATTGACCAACCGTACCGGTTGAAATTTGACCAGGGGGCGGAACCGGTTTTTGGGGTCACCGGCTGTGGATAAGTGTAAAGGAAACGGATAGCAATCGGGTAGTTTTGCCATCCGTTTCCCAGCGGGATTTTTAGAACGGATTCTCCTCGTACAAGATATCGTCTGGCGTTTTTCCGTTGCGTTTCGCTTTCTCTCTGGCTTGTATCCTTGCCTTGGCTTCTTCAGAGCTTTGCCGGAAGCGGTAGGATTCATTGCCGGTTTCTATGATATAGCAATGGTGCGTGAGTCGATCCGGTAAGGCGGTGGTCATTTTGGCATTGCTGAACACGTTGGATCATTCGGCAAAGGTCAAGTTGGTGGTGATCACCACACGGGTTCGCTCGTACAGTTTTGATAGTAAATGAAACAACAAAGCGCCACCATCCTTGGAAAATGGCAGATAGCCCAGTTCATCAAGAATGACCAAATCGACTTGAATCAAACGGTAGGCCAATTTGCCTTGATTGCTTGCCGCCTTTTCCCGTTCCAGTTGCGTGACCAGATCAATGGTAGAGCAGAAGCGGACACGTTTGCCGTAGTCGGTAATGGTTTTGACGCTCAAGGCAGTACCAGATGGGTTTTGCCGGTGCCTGTGCCGCCGACTAACACAACGTTATGCTTCCCGCACTGAATGGCCGCTTGTTTATGGATTCACTCACAGCTTCCCGTCATCGCTCGACGTTTGCTCTATCCGAGTTCGAGCAGCTCAATAGCCAGCCTGGGTGCCTTTACCGAGCAATTGACGACGTGGTTAGAGACCGCGCGGCCTTGCCGGGCAAAAAAGCGTAAACGCACCGTTCAGCGCTTGTATGAATGCTTACAGGTGGAAGGCTATGTGGGTGGTTACAGTGCGGTGCCACGTTTTGTAAAACGTGGAAAGCATCGCGTTCTGCGAGTCCGGCGATCAAACAAGCCTTCGTGCCGCTGCTGTTTCCGGCGGGCGAGACCTGTCAATTCGACTGGAGTCATGAAAACTGGAAACTTTTCAAAGCCGTTTGACACTCCGGATAATTGGCAAAATTTCTAGCTGTTAAACTCGACTCCAGGGGCGAACTTTTGAATTCAGCGAATTTTAGAATAGCCTGACAAATAAAAGGGGGTTGGCAATATGTGGGGTCACGGATTCAGGTAAAAAGATGCCAAGTACCCATCCAGGCTAAAAAAGACAAATTTTGAAAATAGACTTGCAAATTTAGGTTATAGCTATATAATGTATGGATTCAACGACGGGTCGTTAGCTCAGCCGGTAGAGCACCGCACTTTTAATGCGATGGTCGTGCGTTCGAATCGCACACGACCCACCATCAGAATCAAGGACTTACGCTTAGGCGATAGTCCTTTTTTTATGTCTTTTTTCCTGTAGTGTCAACCAAGTGCCAACGCGGGATTGATTTGCAAAACTTCCTTTAAATAGTCGGGCGCTAGGTGACTGTACTTCATGGTCATGTTCAAAGTCGAATGGCCTAGAATCTTTTGTAGCGCAAGAATATTGCCGCCGTTCATTATGTAATGACTGGCAAAGGTATGACGTAAAACATGAGTTCGTTGACCCTCCGGCAAATTAATGCCGGATTCGTAAAGACGCCTGGTAAATGTGGAGTAAGCGTCATTAAACGGTCCTTGCGTCAATCGGTCCATCAACCGTTTATACAGGTCGTCAGTGACAGGTACAGAACGAGACTTTTTGGATTTGGTTTCATGGTAATGAATCATTCCACTGGATATGTCCGATAAGGTCAGGGATTGTGCCTCACCCCATCTTGCACCGGTTGCCAAACAAACCAATGCAATCAAGTAAGCATCCGATTCGCTTTTCTCCAAATACGAAAAGAGCTTTTTGATTTGATCGGTTGAAAGATAGGTGGTCTTAGGTTCGGAGAGCTTAATTTGTTTGACGGCCGCAAAATGGTTTTTACCATCGTATTGAGCCGAGCGAATCAAGTCGTTAAAAACGGCTTTAAAAGTTTGGAGTTCACGGTTTAAGGTTGCCGACTTGCAGCCTTCATTGATACGAGCAGAGCGGTATTCAATAAATATAACAGGTTTGAATATCGACATCACTGGATTACCCATCTTGGCCGAGGCTTGAATCATGCGCTGATAGGAGTCCTTACCGGAATTCAAGAATTGGCCTGTAGATTGATACCAAAGATTGACGAAATCCGTTAGTTTGCGCGTGTCTTTTTTAGGCAATGAGTAACTGGAATCCGTAGCAATACGGCTTTGAATGGTCAATTCAAATCGTTTGGCTTCGGCTTTGGTATCGAATGCTTTGCGGTAACGCTTATGCCCACGTCCGCCAGGCTGTATATCAACCAGCCACTTTTCACCTTGCTTTTTTATCATAAGTTAAGCTGCTTTTGACGATAAAACGGGAATCTACACAGCTTAGCGTCCAGGTCTAAG containing:
- a CDS encoding SDR family oxidoreductase, whose translation is MSSILVTGANRGLGLEFCRQYAAAGWRVFATCREPGDAAALAELASRFPLLSLHALDVANFSQIDALSAELAGESCDLLLNNAGIYPDNSGLGNLDYQVWAQAFWVNTLAAVKMAEAFLPQVERSEGKLIAAVSSLMGSMTDNTSGGSYLYRTSKAALNAAYKSLSIDLRPRGVGVLILHPGWVQTDMGGKNALIDASESVAGMRTQLDAFTLKQTGGFIRYDGRIAPW
- the nifJ gene encoding pyruvate:ferredoxin (flavodoxin) oxidoreductase — protein: MTTSKTLTIDGNQAAAAVAHKLNEVIAIYPITPSSPMGEWADDWSARGVTNLWGSVPQVIEMQSEGGAAGAIHGALQAGTLATTFTASQGLLLMLPNMYKIAGELTPTVFHIAARSLACQALSIFGDHSDVMAARSTGFAMLCSNAPQEVQDFALIAQAASLEGRIPFMHFFDGFRTSHEVAKLFALDDAILEAMIEKEWISAFRGRALTPDKPVLRGTAQNPDVYFQARETVNPFYAALPDIVQRAMDRFADLSGRRYRLFEYVGADNADRIVIMMGSGAEAAEETVEFLNRQGENVGLLKVRLYRPFSPDYLLAALPASCRKIAVLDRTKEAGADGEPLYKDVLTAIAQAAMTGNGRFAQMPVVVGGRYGLSSKEFTPGMVKAVFDELAKDKPKNQFTLGIHDDVTHSSLDWDAAFRTDAHGGVVQAMFYGLGSDGTVGANKNTIKIIGEETDSYAQGYFVYDSKKSGAVTVSHLRFGPKPIKSTYLIGENDANFIGCHQTVFLDHYDMLANAADHAVFLLNTPVAPDAVWDSLPLRMQQQMLDKNIRFYVIDGYRVAQACGMGKRINTIMQTCFFAISGVLPQQQAIAAIKHAVEKTYGKKGPRIVELNFKAIDATLAGLHNVLLPKQATASFDLQGRIDETAPEFVRRVTAEIIAGRGDALPVSALPVDGTFPTSTAAYEKRNLALEIPVWETDLCTECGKCAMVCPHAAIRSKIYPTEALASAPPTFKSAPMLGKDFPAGLAMSYQVAPEDCTGCSLCVDICPIRDKSNASRKALNMRPQPPLREQERENWRFFLSLPEYDRTQIKLNTIKGAMVLQPLFEFSGACVGCGETPYIKLASQLFGDRMIVANATGCSSIYGGNLPTTPWSKNADGRGPAWSNSLFEDNAEFGLGMRLSIDKQAEFAAELLHSLREPLGGDTVDALLQADQSDEPGIYQQRQRVAELKQRLSGLAEPAAHTLLELADFLCKKSVWIIGGDGWAYDIGYGGLDHVLASGRNVNILVLDTEVYSNTGGQTSKATPLGAVAKFAAGGKTTAKKDLGLLAMDYGNVYVAHVAYAGKDTQTLNAFLEAEAHDGPSIIIAYAPCIAHGVDMSNNHRQQNLAVKSGHWPLFRFNPKRIAQGKNPMQLDSPEPSVPYREFVMSETRFSMLWQSHPETAEAFLAQAQQQVKHRYRYYKQLSELEWSESASVLALKAQAAAEAAKEA
- a CDS encoding dihydroorotate dehydrogenase-like protein, which encodes MADLSTRYLGLNLAHPLVPSASPLTKNLDSARIMEDAGAAAIVLPSLFEEKIEAETQQMERFFFSQSLGHGEADSFHPLPERILTYQDQYLDELRRIKAALAIPVIASLNGTSAGGWIEYGKALQDAGADALELNIYYLAADSTESSVCVEQLYLDILHALRAQVSIPLALKLSPQFSSPIHFAQRLQAAGADGIVLFNRFYQADIDLDTLEVVPKLELSTPAEALLRVRWAALMFGRVNLSLAVTGGFHHVADAIKALLAGADVVQLCSVLLQKGPHYLGQMRTELAQWLDAHEYQSVAQLKGSVSQQHAIDPAAYERANYIQVLDSYTPASGVLR
- a CDS encoding phage integrase: MIKKQGEKWLVDIQPGGRGHKRYRKAFDTKAEAKRFELTIQSRIATDSSYSLPKKDTRKLTDFVNLWYQSTGQFLNSGKDSYQRMIQASAKMGNPVMSIFKPVIFIEYRSARINEGCKSATLNRELQTFKAVFNDLIRSAQYDGKNHFAAVKQIKLSEPKTTYLSTDQIKKLFSYLEKSESDAYLIALVCLATGARWGEAQSLTLSDISSGMIHYHETKSKKSRSVPVTDDLYKRLMDRLTQGPFNDAYSTFTRRLYESGINLPEGQRTHVLRHTFASHYIMNGGNILALQKILGHSTLNMTMKYSHLAPDYLKEVLQINPALALG